The following are encoded in a window of Pseudomonas sp. St316 genomic DNA:
- the sctR gene encoding type III secretion system export apparatus subunit SctR — MSFQGVDPFLLALFIGGISLVPLLLIICSAFLKIAIVLTITRNAIGVQQVPPNMALYAIALAATLFIMAPVGHNIAEQLKEQPLDFSSTEALQGSALNAVKPLQAFMSRNTNPDILAHLLENTQRMWPKERAEQASRDDLMLLIPAFMLSELEAGFQMGFLIYIPFIVIDLIVSNLLLALGMQMVAPMTISLPLKLLIFVLVQGWTQLLDSLFYSYL; from the coding sequence ATGAGCTTCCAGGGGGTCGACCCCTTTCTGCTGGCGCTGTTCATTGGTGGGATTTCGTTGGTCCCCCTGCTGCTGATCATCTGCAGCGCCTTTCTCAAGATAGCCATCGTGTTGACCATCACCCGTAACGCCATCGGCGTGCAGCAGGTGCCACCCAATATGGCCTTGTATGCCATTGCCCTGGCCGCGACGCTGTTCATCATGGCGCCGGTGGGCCACAACATCGCCGAACAGCTGAAGGAACAGCCGCTGGATTTCAGCAGCACCGAGGCGTTGCAAGGTTCTGCGCTGAACGCGGTAAAACCGTTGCAGGCCTTCATGTCGCGCAATACCAACCCGGACATCCTTGCCCACCTGCTGGAAAACACCCAGCGGATGTGGCCCAAGGAGCGCGCCGAGCAGGCCAGCCGCGACGACCTGATGCTGCTCATCCCGGCCTTCATGCTGTCGGAGCTCGAGGCCGGTTTCCAGATGGGATTTTTGATCTATATCCCGTTCATTGTCATCGACCTGATCGTGTCCAACCTGCTGCTGGCGCTCGGCATGCAGATGGTCGCGCCCATGACCATTTCGTTGCCGCTCAAGCTGCTGATTTTTGTCCTCGTGCAGGGCTGGACGCAATTGCTCGACAGCCTCTTCTATTCCTATCTTTGA
- a CDS encoding type III secretion protein, with product MHIDLPDSLRALRDLSHDEPTLRPAPTPPGLHLALHGAGDRLRESLIQWGDEKGSAGGQSRSGWPSPQDRFAAETEDPLRLVLEDILEEINSGTGSNLDVDIDDAYSNEDLFNDLAQMFAHRRQPIGDNDVDSQSDFGNANNPFCGALFGAWEMEGDHATRRSRHDASLSLLLKIIAVLGRRKLLTLLDIDEGDGQARYEPDDQDLLFEIAAFMDQHPTRYPPPATLDAERWTWTERIARGTALDARETRLFQLALEELDFALARLAGQQAPLRQRARRNRAEIEFHLSVTGSARNVLRLMCA from the coding sequence ATGCACATCGACTTGCCAGACAGCCTTCGAGCTCTCAGAGACCTGTCCCATGACGAGCCCACGCTGCGTCCTGCGCCGACTCCGCCAGGCCTGCACCTGGCGCTGCACGGAGCCGGCGACCGGTTAAGGGAATCGCTCATCCAGTGGGGCGACGAAAAGGGTTCGGCCGGCGGACAGTCTCGGTCCGGCTGGCCGAGCCCTCAGGACAGATTCGCCGCGGAGACCGAAGACCCTTTGCGCCTGGTACTGGAAGACATCCTGGAAGAGATCAACAGCGGCACCGGCTCCAATCTCGACGTCGATATCGATGACGCCTATTCCAACGAGGACCTGTTCAACGACCTGGCGCAAATGTTCGCCCATCGCCGGCAGCCCATCGGTGACAACGATGTCGACAGCCAAAGCGATTTCGGCAATGCCAACAACCCCTTCTGTGGCGCGCTGTTCGGCGCCTGGGAGATGGAAGGCGATCACGCCACGCGGCGTAGTCGTCATGACGCGAGCCTGTCGCTGCTGCTCAAGATCATCGCGGTCCTGGGTCGAAGGAAACTGCTGACGCTGCTGGACATCGACGAAGGCGACGGCCAGGCGCGGTATGAACCAGACGACCAGGACCTGTTGTTCGAGATTGCCGCCTTCATGGATCAGCACCCGACGCGCTATCCCCCACCGGCGACCCTCGACGCAGAACGGTGGACATGGACCGAACGCATTGCCCGCGGCACAGCGCTGGACGCTCGCGAAACCCGGTTGTTCCAGCTTGCCCTGGAAGAGCTGGACTTCGCCCTCGCCCGCCTGGCCGGCCAACAGGCCCCGTTGCGCCAGCGTGCCCGGCGCAACCGGGCAGAAATCGAGTTTCACCTGAGCGTCACGGGTAGCGCTCGCAACGTCTTGAGGCTGATGTGCGCCTGA
- a CDS encoding type III effector, with protein MPEPSSLTSPLRGTGALHGTDSLSPSRSPSLSQRPREAQQREGTQSLHGRGRSSSTPPAVHQRGRTRTRDASHAAAPNDTQPLDDAQTSNRTSESRTPDSFMSEMETRQKQLMEKQFQLQMGMEERQSAMLLVKSSADMAKLMSDTVTEVTKGFMDSARKVMQEGGEAMKLR; from the coding sequence ATGCCCGAACCCAGTTCCCTGACGAGCCCCTTAAGGGGCACAGGTGCCCTGCATGGCACCGACAGCTTATCGCCATCGCGCTCACCCTCGCTGAGCCAACGACCCCGCGAGGCGCAGCAGCGCGAAGGCACCCAAAGCCTGCATGGCCGGGGACGTTCCTCCTCGACGCCACCGGCGGTGCATCAGCGTGGCCGCACCCGAACGCGGGACGCCAGCCACGCGGCGGCGCCGAATGACACGCAACCGCTGGATGACGCGCAAACGTCCAACCGCACTTCGGAGTCTCGCACGCCGGACTCTTTCATGAGCGAGATGGAAACCCGTCAAAAGCAGTTGATGGAAAAGCAGTTCCAGCTGCAAATGGGCATGGAAGAACGCCAGAGCGCCATGCTGCTCGTCAAAAGCTCCGCCGACATGGCCAAGTTGATGAGCGATACAGTGACGGAAGTCACCAAGGGCTTCATGGACAGCGCAAGGAAAGTCATGCAGGAGGGTGGCGAGGCGATGAAGCTTCGATAA
- the sctT gene encoding type III secretion system export apparatus subunit SctT has product MTAQAFVPYFDLLLSIALGMARIYPVAYLVPVFCFQHLRGLPRHAVVFALGMLPAPGIRQALIDAQVNWLSLAGLMFKELVLGFLLGVLLAMPFWLYESVGALLDNQRGALIGGQLNPALGTDTTPLGLLFKEMTILLLVTTLGIGTLTQVIWDSYLVWSPTVWFPLPGADGFGVFLGLLAEMFMHMMLYAAPFIGLLLLVEFSLALLSLYSPQLQVFVLAMPAKSLIGLGFLLFYLPTMWDAMTGRLGRYGEIRHLLHLLLQAP; this is encoded by the coding sequence ATGACGGCCCAGGCTTTTGTCCCGTATTTCGACTTGCTGCTGTCGATCGCGCTCGGCATGGCGCGCATTTACCCGGTCGCTTACCTGGTCCCGGTGTTTTGCTTCCAGCACCTGCGAGGCTTGCCGCGCCATGCCGTTGTGTTTGCCCTGGGCATGTTGCCGGCGCCGGGTATTCGCCAGGCGCTGATTGATGCCCAGGTCAATTGGCTGTCGCTGGCCGGGTTGATGTTCAAGGAACTGGTGCTGGGCTTCTTGCTCGGGGTGCTGCTGGCGATGCCGTTCTGGTTGTACGAATCGGTGGGCGCCTTGCTGGACAACCAGCGCGGTGCGCTCATCGGTGGCCAGTTGAACCCGGCGCTCGGCACCGACACCACGCCTCTGGGCCTGTTGTTCAAGGAGATGACGATCTTGCTGCTGGTCACCACCTTGGGCATTGGCACGTTGACCCAAGTGATCTGGGACAGCTACCTGGTGTGGTCACCCACCGTTTGGTTTCCATTGCCTGGCGCGGATGGCTTCGGTGTGTTTCTCGGGCTGCTCGCCGAAATGTTCATGCACATGATGCTCTACGCGGCGCCCTTTATAGGCTTGCTGTTGCTGGTGGAGTTCAGCCTGGCGCTGCTCAGCCTGTATAGCCCGCAATTGCAGGTGTTCGTCCTCGCCATGCCGGCCAAGAGCCTGATTGGCCTGGGCTTCCTGCTGTTCTACCTGCCCACGATGTGGGACGCGATGACCGGCCGTCTTGGTCGCTATGGCGAAATCCGGCATCTGCTTCACCTGTTGTTGCAGGCGCCCTGA
- the sctI gene encoding type III secretion system inner rod subunit SctI, which yields MDIHAIDPSNLASTSTQTSARPQASAETSDVSWFNAQMREKAPAPDSENNVAARIIDSLSSRSGELQRLDDRANRDMLKAIRTADPQDMLQSNRSLSSFHLESLMTAKVVSKGSQAIEKLTNLQ from the coding sequence GTGGACATACACGCCATCGACCCCAGCAACCTCGCCTCCACGTCCACCCAAACGAGCGCCAGGCCACAAGCGAGCGCCGAGACCAGCGATGTCAGTTGGTTCAACGCACAAATGCGCGAAAAAGCCCCCGCCCCGGACAGCGAAAACAATGTCGCAGCACGCATCATTGACTCGCTGTCGAGCCGCTCCGGTGAACTGCAGCGCCTGGACGACCGCGCCAACCGGGACATGCTCAAGGCTATCCGCACTGCCGACCCGCAGGACATGTTGCAGTCCAACCGCTCGTTGTCGTCCTTCCACCTGGAAAGCCTGATGACCGCGAAAGTGGTCAGCAAAGGCTCCCAGGCCATCGAGAAGCTCACCAATCTTCAGTAA
- the sctC gene encoding type III secretion system outer membrane ring subunit SctC gives MPNRWLAPYRLMTAGKVNLRQLIARRWAKPSLIALALAGALGAGMPAEAAIPTDWKNTPYAYDAQSTPLAKVLGDFANTFAVQLVIDGTVKGTVEGRMRAESPQAFLDRLGLENRFQWFMYGNTLYVSPLQNQDSTRLEVSADAVPDMKQALTDIGLLDPRFGWGELPDEGVVLVSGPERYVRLVTQFAEARKTPEEKQEVISFPLRYATAADRNVKYRGETLVIPGVASILKGLLESRSAVSGGMQTASPQASFQNMQAQQSTTMGNIEQLALNGMGRPNTSRVPSGANSSGGGRGKIRVEADVRNNAVLIYDAPKRREIYTPLIRDVDVPRKLVEIDAIILDIDRTQLAELASNWNVESGDLIGGASMIRPGASSTVFIQDYGDFSAQLRALEGRGLASVVANPSVLTLENQPAVIDFSRTEYISAIGERVATVEPITAGTSLQVVPHAIETGGRNQIQMSLDIEDGRIEPSEVGQQTPSVRRGVVSTQAVMGESRSLVVGGFHTEETGDNLERVPWLGRIPLIGPLLFSSTTRETSRRERVFILTPRLIGDQVDPARYISALDREQVDSAMARLEERRNGTRPVGRIEVSDVLAQLADGNIPATFKQAASIPYSPDTLCALQPGLSLDAARAQWFAGPDYGIAVGVVRNDGQQRLRFDEASCGSRWALATSAWPKVWLEPGEETEVFVVMKQPTRTPGGERPSLLQTSARTLP, from the coding sequence ATGCCTAACAGGTGGCTTGCACCGTACCGCTTGATGACCGCAGGCAAGGTAAACCTTCGCCAGTTGATCGCACGCCGCTGGGCGAAACCATCGCTGATCGCACTGGCATTGGCCGGCGCGCTTGGCGCTGGCATGCCGGCAGAGGCGGCCATACCGACCGACTGGAAGAACACGCCTTACGCCTACGACGCCCAGAGCACACCGCTGGCCAAGGTACTCGGCGACTTTGCCAATACCTTCGCGGTGCAACTGGTGATCGACGGCACGGTGAAAGGCACCGTCGAGGGGCGGATGCGTGCCGAAAGCCCCCAGGCGTTCCTCGACAGGCTCGGCCTGGAAAATCGCTTCCAGTGGTTCATGTACGGCAACACGTTGTACGTCAGCCCCTTGCAGAACCAGGACTCCACGCGCCTGGAAGTGTCCGCCGATGCCGTGCCGGACATGAAGCAAGCCCTGACCGACATCGGCCTGCTGGATCCGCGTTTCGGCTGGGGTGAATTGCCCGATGAAGGCGTGGTCCTGGTCTCCGGCCCGGAGCGCTATGTGCGCTTGGTGACGCAGTTTGCCGAAGCACGCAAGACCCCCGAGGAAAAGCAGGAAGTGATCAGCTTCCCGCTGCGCTATGCCACCGCCGCCGACCGCAACGTCAAGTACCGTGGTGAAACGCTGGTCATTCCGGGGGTCGCCAGCATCCTGAAAGGTTTGCTGGAAAGTCGCAGCGCCGTGTCAGGGGGCATGCAGACGGCCTCGCCCCAAGCATCGTTCCAGAACATGCAGGCCCAGCAGTCCACGACCATGGGCAACATCGAACAGCTGGCACTCAACGGCATGGGTCGGCCGAACACCAGCCGTGTGCCGTCTGGCGCGAACAGCAGTGGAGGCGGCCGGGGCAAGATCCGCGTCGAAGCCGACGTGCGCAACAACGCGGTACTCATCTACGACGCGCCCAAGCGACGGGAAATCTACACGCCGCTGATTCGTGATGTGGACGTGCCGCGCAAGCTGGTGGAGATCGATGCGATCATCCTCGACATCGACCGCACGCAACTGGCCGAACTGGCCTCGAACTGGAACGTCGAGAGCGGCGACCTGATCGGTGGAGCGTCGATGATTCGTCCCGGCGCCAGCTCGACGGTGTTCATTCAGGACTACGGTGATTTTTCCGCGCAACTGCGGGCGCTGGAGGGCCGTGGCCTGGCCTCGGTGGTGGCGAACCCGTCGGTACTGACCCTGGAGAACCAGCCGGCGGTCATCGACTTCAGCCGGACCGAGTACATCTCGGCCATCGGCGAGCGCGTAGCCACCGTCGAGCCCATCACGGCAGGCACCAGCTTGCAGGTCGTGCCCCATGCCATCGAGACCGGGGGCCGCAACCAGATCCAGATGTCCCTGGACATCGAGGACGGTCGCATCGAACCCTCGGAAGTCGGCCAGCAGACACCCAGCGTGCGCCGGGGCGTGGTCAGCACCCAGGCTGTCATGGGGGAAAGCCGGTCATTGGTGGTAGGCGGTTTTCATACCGAAGAAACCGGCGATAACCTCGAACGGGTGCCATGGCTGGGTCGCATCCCGCTGATCGGACCGCTGCTGTTTTCCTCGACCACGCGCGAAACCAGTCGCCGCGAACGGGTGTTCATCCTGACGCCTCGCCTGATCGGCGACCAGGTCGACCCGGCCCGCTACATCTCCGCCCTTGACCGCGAACAGGTCGACAGCGCCATGGCCCGCCTGGAAGAGCGTCGCAACGGCACCCGCCCCGTCGGTCGTATCGAGGTCAGCGACGTCCTCGCCCAACTCGCCGACGGCAACATTCCGGCCACGTTCAAGCAAGCGGCCTCGATTCCTTATTCGCCCGACACATTGTGCGCGTTGCAACCCGGGCTATCGCTGGATGCTGCCCGGGCCCAATGGTTCGCCGGCCCCGATTACGGCATCGCCGTGGGCGTGGTACGCAACGATGGCCAGCAAAGGTTGCGCTTCGATGAAGCGAGCTGCGGCAGCCGCTGGGCCCTGGCCACTTCCGCCTGGCCCAAGGTATGGCTTGAGCCCGGCGAGGAAACGGAAGTGTTCGTGGTCATGAAACAACCCACACGCACGCCAGGCGGCGAGCGCCCTTCTCTTCTGCAAACCAGCGCGAGGACCTTGCCATGA
- a CDS encoding type III secretion apparatus protein RspA: MSFGGLSLAASTAAMQQMDATSAAMTTMKSEFDQKKLVADTMNAIAAGSMDTATKAITAMGEASKNIRF; the protein is encoded by the coding sequence ATGAGTTTTGGTGGACTTTCTCTCGCGGCTTCCACGGCTGCCATGCAGCAGATGGACGCGACCTCGGCTGCGATGACAACCATGAAATCCGAATTCGACCAGAAAAAACTGGTCGCCGACACCATGAACGCAATCGCGGCAGGGTCGATGGACACCGCAACCAAAGCCATCACCGCCATGGGGGAGGCCTCGAAAAACATACGATTCTGA
- a CDS encoding type III secretion system chaperone translates to MQCHELRAQLTRWNADVDGPEHFTVVIDDGEATFSKLDEGLLASVELTVPVTHEVALEELLRLAHPSLSRFPGALARSPQDGRLWLLAQLPLDGHIDDVIEVLEALLNQRDTWQSILNKDQRAVAAPVARSLSHSHLLGTGIRHA, encoded by the coding sequence ATGCAATGCCATGAGCTGCGCGCACAGCTCACCCGCTGGAACGCCGACGTCGATGGCCCGGAGCACTTCACCGTGGTCATCGACGATGGCGAAGCAACGTTCAGCAAGCTCGACGAAGGCCTGCTGGCATCGGTCGAACTGACCGTCCCGGTGACCCACGAGGTGGCTCTGGAAGAGCTGCTTCGGTTGGCGCACCCAAGCCTCTCGCGATTTCCCGGCGCGCTGGCCCGTTCGCCGCAAGACGGCCGGTTGTGGCTGCTGGCGCAGCTGCCGCTGGACGGGCACATCGACGACGTGATCGAGGTGCTCGAAGCACTGCTCAACCAGCGTGACACCTGGCAATCCATTCTCAATAAAGACCAACGTGCCGTTGCCGCGCCCGTGGCGCGAAGCCTCTCGCACTCTCACTTGCTCGGAACAGGAATCCGCCATGCCTAA
- a CDS encoding type III secretion system chaperone, with translation MTVAPLAQRLISALAEHLHAHLQLEGGVCALYDASNREAVVIELPDHGDVAILHSSIDVPAHAPGLHKRLLELNFRLDLLGGSWLALDDKGSVRLCAHCPLAMLDEARFCHWIVGFIAQVGDVRARLAVPATPGSPRPASLNTSRTRLG, from the coding sequence ATGACCGTCGCCCCGCTTGCCCAGCGCTTGATCTCGGCCCTCGCGGAACATTTGCATGCGCACTTGCAGTTGGAAGGTGGCGTGTGCGCGCTGTATGACGCGAGCAACCGCGAAGCCGTGGTCATCGAGTTGCCCGATCACGGCGATGTCGCCATCCTCCATAGCTCGATCGATGTACCTGCCCACGCGCCCGGCTTACACAAGCGCTTGCTGGAACTCAACTTTCGACTGGATCTGCTCGGCGGCAGCTGGCTGGCCCTGGACGATAAGGGCAGCGTTCGCTTGTGTGCCCATTGTCCGCTGGCGATGCTCGACGAGGCGCGGTTCTGCCATTGGATCGTCGGTTTCATCGCCCAGGTCGGCGACGTTCGGGCGCGCTTGGCGGTGCCTGCAACGCCGGGCAGCCCTCGTCCGGCCTCGCTCAACACAAGCCGCACCCGACTGGGATAG
- the sctL gene encoding type III secretion system stator protein SctL encodes MLARRSLELRPDGQGLAQPYIARETLVDCARAQVVLEQAQAQAAQWLERASAEADATVLEAQAQFWEKAETLLAAWETQRQAMWERIETSAAHLVNEALGTLLNEVPEQARIDALVRQLASRQDDPVSATLRCHPEDLPNLTQSLGTDGRRPWTPMADADMERHQLKLETPGGTYLLDWSTAVEALCLPEPQHTTAS; translated from the coding sequence ATGCTCGCTCGGCGTTCGCTTGAACTGCGCCCCGATGGCCAAGGCCTGGCGCAGCCCTATATCGCACGCGAAACCCTGGTGGACTGTGCCCGCGCGCAGGTCGTCCTCGAACAGGCCCAGGCGCAGGCTGCGCAATGGCTTGAACGCGCCAGCGCAGAGGCGGACGCGACCGTGCTCGAAGCTCAAGCGCAATTCTGGGAAAAGGCCGAAACCTTGCTCGCCGCGTGGGAAACCCAGCGTCAAGCCATGTGGGAGCGAATCGAGACGAGTGCTGCACACCTGGTCAACGAGGCCCTGGGGACGCTGTTGAACGAGGTCCCGGAGCAGGCACGCATCGATGCGCTCGTCCGCCAACTGGCGTCGCGCCAGGATGACCCGGTCAGCGCCACCCTTCGCTGTCATCCTGAAGACCTGCCAAACCTGACCCAGAGCCTGGGCACCGACGGCCGACGCCCCTGGACGCCGATGGCCGATGCCGACATGGAACGACATCAATTGAAGCTGGAAACGCCAGGCGGTACATACCTGCTCGACTGGTCCACCGCCGTCGAAGCCCTGTGCCTGCCCGAACCACAACACACCACCGCAAGCTGA
- the sctJ gene encoding type III secretion system inner membrane ring lipoprotein SctJ, which produces MSMRALSTLLLCLLLTGCNERTVLHSHLSEQDANEVIAELANKNVEASKQVDKEGLTVLVEPADMNSAVQVLEAAGLPRRSRSSLGEIFRKEGVISTPMEERARYIYALSQELESTLSQIDGVVLARVHVVLPERVAPGEPVQPASASVFIKHTSALDPDSITPRVRNLVASGIPGMADAAQNPAKLSVVFVPAAPYQERRKMAYFGPFLMQADDIGYWRAVTVTASITLLAILMGILYGLYRLWRNGVLVLPRFLDRTLTQPAGTPAAPQSHATPGLFAVKNPGAKPDSNGTAA; this is translated from the coding sequence ATGTCCATGCGCGCGCTCTCAACACTGTTGCTATGCCTGCTGCTCACCGGTTGCAACGAACGGACGGTGTTGCACAGCCATCTTTCCGAGCAGGATGCCAACGAAGTGATCGCCGAGCTGGCGAACAAGAACGTGGAGGCGAGCAAGCAAGTCGACAAAGAGGGGCTGACCGTGCTGGTCGAGCCTGCCGACATGAACAGCGCCGTCCAGGTCCTCGAAGCCGCCGGCCTGCCGCGTCGTTCACGCTCCAGCCTGGGGGAGATCTTCCGCAAGGAAGGGGTCATTTCCACGCCGATGGAAGAGCGTGCCCGCTATATCTATGCGCTGTCCCAGGAGCTCGAATCGACGCTTTCACAAATCGATGGCGTGGTGCTCGCCCGGGTCCATGTGGTCCTGCCGGAGCGGGTGGCCCCGGGAGAGCCGGTCCAGCCGGCATCGGCCTCGGTGTTTATCAAGCACACCAGTGCCCTGGACCCCGACAGCATTACCCCGCGCGTGCGCAACCTGGTCGCCAGCGGGATTCCCGGCATGGCCGACGCCGCTCAGAACCCGGCCAAGTTATCGGTGGTATTCGTTCCCGCCGCGCCGTATCAGGAGCGGCGCAAGATGGCGTATTTCGGCCCCTTCCTCATGCAAGCCGACGACATTGGCTATTGGCGGGCGGTGACCGTGACGGCAAGCATCACCTTGCTCGCCATCCTGATGGGCATCTTGTATGGCCTCTACCGGCTATGGCGCAACGGCGTGTTGGTGCTGCCACGATTTCTCGATCGCACGCTCACCCAACCAGCCGGGACACCCGCCGCCCCCCAAAGCCACGCGACACCTGGGCTGTTTGCCGTGAAAAACCCAGGGGCCAAACCCGACAGTAACGGGACCGCCGCATGA
- the sctS gene encoding type III secretion system export apparatus subunit SctS: MDALTLFKEGMLLVVLLSAPPLIVAVIVGVLTSLVQALMQIQDQTLPFGIKLVAVGLTLLVTGRWIGVELLGLLRRAFEMMANT, from the coding sequence ATGGACGCGCTGACGTTGTTTAAGGAAGGCATGCTGCTGGTGGTCCTGCTCTCCGCACCACCTTTGATCGTGGCGGTGATCGTCGGTGTGCTGACGTCCCTGGTGCAGGCCTTGATGCAGATCCAGGACCAGACCTTGCCCTTTGGCATCAAGCTGGTGGCGGTCGGGCTGACCTTGCTGGTCACGGGCCGCTGGATCGGCGTGGAATTGCTGGGGCTGCTGCGTCGGGCATTTGAAATGATGGCCAACACCTGA
- the hrpT gene encoding HrpT family type III secretion system protein, translating into MSRTPLLLVLLLSLPVFAGCANRSGCQGDACSRAEPDNGRLVIWWSPGMRGGLGSPEHPLDHTVVPLEN; encoded by the coding sequence ATGAGTCGCACGCCACTGTTGCTCGTTTTATTGCTGAGCCTGCCGGTGTTCGCCGGCTGCGCGAACCGCTCGGGCTGCCAGGGCGATGCCTGCAGCCGCGCCGAACCGGACAACGGTCGGCTGGTGATCTGGTGGTCACCCGGCATGCGCGGCGGCCTTGGCTCCCCCGAACACCCACTGGACCATACGGTCGTCCCATTGGAGAACTGA
- a CDS encoding serine kinase: MTTTHIVNMPNPEEPPMSSTDAVQRRLDTYFQRATDNVNNAAMNAAESQSLDDMHSFLTSMNGMSVAVNAATQQTTAHHNLAKAIIDAMP, encoded by the coding sequence ATGACCACCACTCACATCGTGAACATGCCCAACCCAGAGGAACCGCCCATGTCTTCCACCGATGCCGTCCAGCGCCGCCTCGATACCTACTTCCAACGCGCGACCGACAACGTCAACAACGCTGCGATGAACGCGGCAGAAAGCCAGTCACTCGACGACATGCACTCATTCCTGACCAGCATGAACGGCATGTCCGTCGCGGTTAACGCAGCGACTCAACAGACCACGGCCCATCACAACCTCGCCAAGGCGATCATCGATGCAATGCCATGA
- the sctU gene encoding type III secretion system export apparatus subunit SctU: protein MSEDSGEKTKRATPKKIRDARNKGQVGQSQDLSSLLVLAAITEVALTQADDSMQALGDMVTFPLHRLDVDFVRAFEETLAHAGGVLLNFTLMTVGLAIVTRLVAGWIQFGFLFAPEALQPDPNRLNPMNQAKQMFSGQALINLFMGLVKAVFIGTVIYLVTLPALGSLISLVNGDLHSYWRGLASLFRHIMHICLGVLLVLAILDFGLQKYFFAKRLRMSEEEVRKEFKEMEGDPHVKMHRRSLARQLVDQPVNKETKPVEDADMLVVNPTHFAVALLYRPEETPLPQLIVKGVDAEARALIERAKAARVPVIQCIWLARTIYREDVGGYIPRETLQAVAHIYRVLRELDDEAKGEVIEIPELNQR, encoded by the coding sequence ATGAGCGAAGACAGTGGCGAAAAGACCAAGCGGGCGACGCCGAAGAAGATTCGCGATGCACGCAACAAAGGCCAGGTCGGCCAAAGCCAGGACTTGAGCAGCCTGCTGGTGCTGGCGGCGATCACCGAAGTGGCATTGACCCAGGCCGACGACAGCATGCAGGCCTTGGGAGACATGGTGACATTCCCGCTGCATCGGCTGGATGTCGACTTCGTGCGTGCCTTCGAGGAGACCTTGGCCCATGCCGGTGGCGTGCTGCTCAACTTCACCTTGATGACCGTGGGGCTGGCGATCGTCACGCGCCTGGTGGCCGGTTGGATACAGTTCGGTTTCCTGTTCGCCCCCGAGGCCCTGCAGCCGGATCCGAACCGGTTGAACCCGATGAACCAGGCCAAGCAGATGTTCTCCGGCCAGGCGCTGATCAACCTGTTCATGGGGCTGGTCAAGGCTGTGTTTATCGGCACCGTGATCTATCTGGTGACCCTGCCGGCGCTCGGTTCGTTGATCAGCCTGGTCAACGGCGACCTGCACAGCTATTGGCGCGGGCTGGCCAGTCTGTTTCGGCACATCATGCACATTTGCCTGGGTGTATTGCTGGTGCTGGCGATCCTCGACTTCGGCCTGCAGAAATATTTCTTCGCCAAGCGCCTGCGCATGAGCGAGGAAGAGGTGCGTAAAGAGTTCAAGGAAATGGAAGGCGACCCCCACGTAAAAATGCATCGCCGCAGCCTGGCCCGGCAATTGGTCGACCAGCCCGTCAACAAAGAGACCAAGCCGGTGGAAGACGCCGACATGCTGGTGGTCAACCCCACCCACTTTGCCGTCGCGCTGTTGTATCGCCCCGAGGAAACACCGCTGCCGCAGTTGATCGTCAAAGGTGTCGATGCCGAGGCCCGGGCGCTGATCGAGCGGGCCAAGGCGGCGCGGGTTCCGGTCATCCAGTGCATCTGGCTGGCGCGCACGATCTACCGTGAAGACGTCGGCGGTTACATCCCCCGGGAAACGCTCCAGGCGGTTGCGCATATTTATCGGGTGTTGCGCGAACTGGATGATGAGGCCAAGGGCGAGGTGATCGAGATTCCGGAATTGAACCAGCGTTGA